A stretch of Solea senegalensis isolate Sse05_10M linkage group LG10, IFAPA_SoseM_1, whole genome shotgun sequence DNA encodes these proteins:
- the LOC122775545 gene encoding neuronal cell adhesion molecule-like isoform X21, with protein MERRRMDTALLVVLLMGHLATALEVPLDLLEGLPQPPTITHQSPKDYIIDPRENIVIHCEAKGKPHPSFSWTRNGTHFDIDQDPNVTMKPHSGTLVVDISREKADIYEAVYQCIARNIHGTAVSHNIVIRQSIAFSILRALLTGSPLWSKEKIKPVVIQEGGSLVLPCEPPAGLPPPIIFWMDNNFQRLPQSSRVSQSLNGDLYFSNVLLEDSRNDYICYARFPHTRTIQQKQPISVTVLNLDAINDTMAAFYNDTDLFSEDPVEERRPTFLIPSGSSSSKMVLRGQVLEMECIAEGLPTPEISWSKVSGELPSKGTSFLHYQKTLRIVNVSESDAGDYRCTARNQLGSEHHTIHVTVKAAPYWISGPPRNLVLAPGENGVLTCRASGTPKPSVTWAMNGISIENSPKDLSRNVEDDTIIFTDIQTGSSAVYQCNVSNDHGYLLSNAFVNVLSEPPRVLTPSNKVYQVIKNHPALIDCAFFGSPIPKITWFKDSRSSTLVGDPYILHDNGTLEIHKAQARNAGKYTCVARNNLGIYENHVYLEVKEPTRILKQPEYKVIQRYKSAVLECKVKHDPTLVPTMSWLKDDDELPDDERFVVDSDSLTIMDVTESDAGVYTCIVNTTLDHDSASVELTVVEATPTPAVVYERPDPPTDLELTDQKKRSVQLTWTPGDEHNSPIQNFLIQYEDSLHHRGYWHNLTEVPGTKTTAHLKLSAYIHYTFRVLALNAVGFSRPSSPSKIYKTEPAAPDENPTGVQGFGTEHDNLVISWTPLSGLQSNGPGLRYRVMWRQKAVDSDWTSVTVANNSRFVVSGTPTFVPYELKVQAVNDHGVGPEPAIAHGFSGEDLPVAAPEMVQAVVLNSTLAEVHWEPVPHKLIRGQIKGYKVYYWKERALHKHNPHQMEKQILTFGGNHSHGRLPALHPFSLYSFNVRVYNGKGDGPPSPTQQFSTPEGVPGAPTSLVVTNLNLDSLTLEWSPPHDRNGRITGYTLKYQPAVASRQVDIATQGWFIGLMCAIALLILILLIICFIQRNKGGKYPVKEKEDAHTDPEFQPMKEDDCTFGEYSDNEDHKPLKGSRTPSNGTVKRDDSDDSLVDYGEGGEGQFNEDGSFIGQYSGKSGSRDTAEGHESSEAPSPINAMNSLNSFV; from the exons atggagaggaggaggatggacaCGGCACTGCTCGTGGTGCTGCTAATGGGACACCTTGCCACCGCGCTGGAGGTTCCACTGGACC TTCTTGAAGGAT TGCCACAGCCGCCGACCATAACTCACCAATCCCCCAAGGATTACATCATCGACCCACGGGAGAACATTGTAATCCACTGTGAGGCGAAGGGGAAGCCTCATCCCAG CTTCTCTTGGACAAGAAACGGGACCCATTTTGACATCGACCAGGACCCCAATGTGACTATGAAGCCCCACTCTGGGACTCTGGTAGTGGACATCAGCAGGGAGAAGGCTGACATTTATGAGGCGGTGTACCAGTGCATAGCGAGAAACATACACGGAACTGCTGTTTCCCACAACATAGTCATACGCCAGTCCA TTGCATTTTCCATCTTAAGAGCACTTCTGACAG GATCCCCCTTGTGGTCAAAGGAGAAAATCAAGCCAGTTGTCATTCAGGAGGGCGGCTCCTTGGTGCTGCCATGTGAACCACCTGCTGGCCTGCCCCCTCCCATAATATTCTGGATGGACAATA ACTTCCAGAGGCTGCCTCAGAGCAGCAGGGTGTCCCAGTCCCTGAATGGAGACCTATACTTCTCTAATGTCCTCCTAGAGGATTCCAGAAATGACTACATCTGCTACGCCCGCTTCCCGCACACACGTACCATCCAGCAGAAACAGCCCATCAGCGTCACGGTCCTCAATC tggATGCAATCAATGACACAATGGCAGCTTTTTACAatgacactgatttatttaGTG aAGACCCAGTGGAAGAGAGGAGGCCAACTTTCCTCATACCATCTGGCTCCTCCAGCTCCAAGATGGTATTGAGAGGACAGGTGCTGGAGATGGAGTGTATTGCAGAGGGACT GCCCACCCCGGAAATCTCCTGGTCCAAAGTGAGCGGTGAACTCCCATCCAAGGGCACATCCTTCCTGCACTACCAGAAGACACTGAGAATTGTGAACGTGTCAGAGTCAGATGCTGGAGATTACCGCTGCACTGCCAGGAATCAGCTTGGCTCAGAGCACCACACCATTCATGTTACGGTCAAAG CTGCTCCTTACTGGATCAGTGGCCCTCCCAGGAACCTTGTCCTGGCTCCAGGAGAGAACGGTGTGCTGACCTGCAGAGCCAGTGGCACACCCAAGCCCTCAGTCACCTGGGCTATGAATGGCATCTCCATAGAGA ATTCCCCAAAGGACCTTAGCAGAAATGTGGAAGACGACACTATCATCTTCACTGACATACAGACGGGATCCAGCGCGGTCTATCAGTGTAATGTCTCCAATGATCATGGTTACCTGCTGTCCAATGCCTTCGTCAATGTCCTCT CGGAGCCGCCCAGAGTGCTGACGCCAAGCAACAAAGTCTACCAGGTCATCAAAAATCACCCAGCCTTGATAGACTGCGCCTTCTTTGGGTCACCCATCCCTAAAATTACATG gTTTAAAGACAGTCGGTCCAGCACGCTGGTGGGAGACCCGTACATCCTACATGACAATGGGACTTTGGAGATTCACAAGGCTCAGGCCCGAAACGCTGGCAAATACACTTGCGTGGCCAGAAACAACCTTGGTATCTATGAGAATCACGTCTACctggaggtcaaag AGCCCACACGCATCCTGAAGCAGCCGGAGTACAAAGTGATACAGAGGTACAAGTCCGCAGTGCTGGAGTGTAAGGTGAAACACGACCCCACCCTGGTCCCCACCATGAGCTGGCTCAAAGACGATGACGAGCTCCCTGATGATGAGAG attcGTTGTAGACTCGGACAGCCTCACCATCATGGATGTGACAGAGAGTGACGCGGGTGTCTACACCTGCATCGTGAACACCACTCTGGACCATGACTCAGCGAGTGTTGAGCTTACTGTAGTTG AGGCCACTCCAACACCAGCTGTTGTCTACG AGCGACCTGACCCGCCCACTGACCTGGAGCTGACCGACCAGAAAAAGAGGAGTGTTCAGCTTACATGGACCCCTGGGGATGAACACAACAGTCCTATTCAGA aCTTTCTGATCCAGTATGAAGACTCACTGCACCACAGAGGTTACTGGCATAATCTTACTGAGGTCCCTGGAACCAAGACGACAGCTCACCTCAAACTGTCCGCCTACATCCACTACACCTTCAGAGTTTTGGCCCTCAACGCCGTGGGCTTCAGCCGCCCCAGCTCACCCTCCAAGATTTACAAGACAGAACCTGCAG CTCCAGACGAGAACCCCACAGGTGTACAGGGATTTGGAACAGAACATGACAATCTTGTAATTTCCTGGACG CCACTGTCAGGGCTCCAGTCTAATGGCCCAGGGCTTCGTTATAGAGTAATGTGGAGGCAGAAGGCAGTTGACAGTGATTGGACCTCAGTCACTGTGGCCAACAACTCCCGCTTTGTTGTGTCTGGAACGCCCACATTTGTTCCGTACGAACTAAAAGTTCAGGCGGTGAACGACCATGGGGTTGGACCTGAACCTGCTATTGCCCACGGCTTTTCAGGAGAGGACT TGCCAGTAGCAGCTCCAGAAATGGTCCAGGCCGTGGTGCTCAACAGCACACTGGCAGAGGTGCACTGGGAACCAGTACCTCATAAATTAATACGTGGACAAATCAAAGGATACAAG GTGTACTACTGGAAAGAGCGTGCGCTCCACAAACACAACCCCCATCAAATGGAGAAGCAGATCCTGACCTTCGGTGGAAACCACAGCCACGGCAGGTTGCCTGCTCTGCACCCATTCAGCCTCTACTCCTTCAATGTCAGGGTCTATAATGGCAAGGGAGACGGTCCCCCAAGTCCCACCCAGCAGTTTTCAACACCTGAAGGAG tgcCTGGGGCCCCGACCTCCTTGGTAGTCACCAACTTAAACCTTGACTCTTTGACCCTTGAATGGAGTCCACCTCACGATCGCAATGGACGAATCACCGGCTACACGCTCAAATATCAGCCAG CTGTGGCAAGCAGACAGGTGGACATCGCCACTCAGGGATGGTTTATTGGTCTCATGTGTGCCATTGCATTGCTCATCCTGATCCTCCTCATTATCTGCTTCATTCAGAGGAATAAAGGAGGCAAATACCCTG TCAAAGAGAAGGAGgatgcacacacagacccagAGTTCCAGCCCATGAAAGAGGACGACTGCACTTTTGGGGAATACAG TGACAATGAGGACCATAAGCCATTAAAAGGGAGCCGCACACCGTCTAATGGGACGGTTAAGAGAGACGACAGTGACGACAGTTTAGTTGACTACggggaaggaggagaaggacagTTCAACGAAGACGGCTCCTTTATTGGCCAGTATAGCGGAAAGAGTGGCAGCAGGGACACTGCTGAGGGTCACGAGAGCTCGGAGGCCCCGTCTCCTATTAATGCCATGAACTCCTTGAACTCATTTGTGTAG
- the LOC122775545 gene encoding neuronal cell adhesion molecule-like isoform X18: protein MERRRMDTALLVVLLMGHLATALEVPLDLLEGLPQPPTITHQSPKDYIIDPRENIVIHCEAKGKPHPSFSWTRNGTHFDIDQDPNVTMKPHSGTLVVDISREKADIYEAVYQCIARNIHGTAVSHNIVIRQSIAFSILRALLTGSPLWSKEKIKPVVIQEGGSLVLPCEPPAGLPPPIIFWMDNNFQRLPQSSRVSQSLNGDLYFSNVLLEDSRNDYICYARFPHTRTIQQKQPISVTVLNLDAINDTMAAFYNDTDLFSEDPVEERRPTFLIPSGSSSSKMVLRGQVLEMECIAEGLPTPEISWSKVSGELPSKGTSFLHYQKTLRIVNVSESDAGDYRCTARNQLGSEHHTIHVTVKAAPYWISGPPRNLVLAPGENGVLTCRASGTPKPSVTWAMNGISIENSPKDLSRNVEDDTIIFTDIQTGSSAVYQCNVSNDHGYLLSNAFVNVLSEPPRVLTPSNKVYQVIKNHPALIDCAFFGSPIPKITWFKDSRSSTLVGDPYILHDNGTLEIHKAQARNAGKYTCVARNNLGIYENHVYLEVKEPTRILKQPEYKVIQRYKSAVLECKVKHDPTLVPTMSWLKDDDELPDDERFVVDSDSLTIMDVTESDAGVYTCIVNTTLDHDSASVELTVVERPDPPTDLELTDQKKRSVQLTWTPGDEHNSPIQNFLIQYEDSLHHRGYWHNLTEVPGTKTTAHLKLSAYIHYTFRVLALNAVGFSRPSSPSKIYKTEPAAPDENPTGVQGFGTEHDNLVISWTPLSGLQSNGPGLRYRVMWRQKAVDSDWTSVTVANNSRFVVSGTPTFVPYELKVQAVNDHGVGPEPAIAHGFSGEDLPVAAPEMVQAVVLNSTLAEVHWEPVPHKLIRGQIKGYKVYYWKERALHKHNPHQMEKQILTFGGNHSHGRLPALHPFSLYSFNVRVYNGKGDGPPSPTQQFSTPEGVPGAPTSLVVTNLNLDSLTLEWSPPHDRNGRITGYTLKYQPVNNSNELGTVEELALLANETSVTLPNLKYSTRYKFYLSAKTVRGPGPAITEEAVTVMDEAVASRQVDIATQGWFIGLMCAIALLILILLIICFIQRNKGGKYPVKEKEDAHTDPEFQPMKEDDCTFGEYSDNEDHKPLKGSRTPSNGTVKRDDSDDSLVDYGEGGEGQFNEDGSFIGQYSGKSGSRDTAEGHESSEAPSPINAMNSLNSFV, encoded by the exons atggagaggaggaggatggacaCGGCACTGCTCGTGGTGCTGCTAATGGGACACCTTGCCACCGCGCTGGAGGTTCCACTGGACC TTCTTGAAGGAT TGCCACAGCCGCCGACCATAACTCACCAATCCCCCAAGGATTACATCATCGACCCACGGGAGAACATTGTAATCCACTGTGAGGCGAAGGGGAAGCCTCATCCCAG CTTCTCTTGGACAAGAAACGGGACCCATTTTGACATCGACCAGGACCCCAATGTGACTATGAAGCCCCACTCTGGGACTCTGGTAGTGGACATCAGCAGGGAGAAGGCTGACATTTATGAGGCGGTGTACCAGTGCATAGCGAGAAACATACACGGAACTGCTGTTTCCCACAACATAGTCATACGCCAGTCCA TTGCATTTTCCATCTTAAGAGCACTTCTGACAG GATCCCCCTTGTGGTCAAAGGAGAAAATCAAGCCAGTTGTCATTCAGGAGGGCGGCTCCTTGGTGCTGCCATGTGAACCACCTGCTGGCCTGCCCCCTCCCATAATATTCTGGATGGACAATA ACTTCCAGAGGCTGCCTCAGAGCAGCAGGGTGTCCCAGTCCCTGAATGGAGACCTATACTTCTCTAATGTCCTCCTAGAGGATTCCAGAAATGACTACATCTGCTACGCCCGCTTCCCGCACACACGTACCATCCAGCAGAAACAGCCCATCAGCGTCACGGTCCTCAATC tggATGCAATCAATGACACAATGGCAGCTTTTTACAatgacactgatttatttaGTG aAGACCCAGTGGAAGAGAGGAGGCCAACTTTCCTCATACCATCTGGCTCCTCCAGCTCCAAGATGGTATTGAGAGGACAGGTGCTGGAGATGGAGTGTATTGCAGAGGGACT GCCCACCCCGGAAATCTCCTGGTCCAAAGTGAGCGGTGAACTCCCATCCAAGGGCACATCCTTCCTGCACTACCAGAAGACACTGAGAATTGTGAACGTGTCAGAGTCAGATGCTGGAGATTACCGCTGCACTGCCAGGAATCAGCTTGGCTCAGAGCACCACACCATTCATGTTACGGTCAAAG CTGCTCCTTACTGGATCAGTGGCCCTCCCAGGAACCTTGTCCTGGCTCCAGGAGAGAACGGTGTGCTGACCTGCAGAGCCAGTGGCACACCCAAGCCCTCAGTCACCTGGGCTATGAATGGCATCTCCATAGAGA ATTCCCCAAAGGACCTTAGCAGAAATGTGGAAGACGACACTATCATCTTCACTGACATACAGACGGGATCCAGCGCGGTCTATCAGTGTAATGTCTCCAATGATCATGGTTACCTGCTGTCCAATGCCTTCGTCAATGTCCTCT CGGAGCCGCCCAGAGTGCTGACGCCAAGCAACAAAGTCTACCAGGTCATCAAAAATCACCCAGCCTTGATAGACTGCGCCTTCTTTGGGTCACCCATCCCTAAAATTACATG gTTTAAAGACAGTCGGTCCAGCACGCTGGTGGGAGACCCGTACATCCTACATGACAATGGGACTTTGGAGATTCACAAGGCTCAGGCCCGAAACGCTGGCAAATACACTTGCGTGGCCAGAAACAACCTTGGTATCTATGAGAATCACGTCTACctggaggtcaaag AGCCCACACGCATCCTGAAGCAGCCGGAGTACAAAGTGATACAGAGGTACAAGTCCGCAGTGCTGGAGTGTAAGGTGAAACACGACCCCACCCTGGTCCCCACCATGAGCTGGCTCAAAGACGATGACGAGCTCCCTGATGATGAGAG attcGTTGTAGACTCGGACAGCCTCACCATCATGGATGTGACAGAGAGTGACGCGGGTGTCTACACCTGCATCGTGAACACCACTCTGGACCATGACTCAGCGAGTGTTGAGCTTACTGTAGTTG AGCGACCTGACCCGCCCACTGACCTGGAGCTGACCGACCAGAAAAAGAGGAGTGTTCAGCTTACATGGACCCCTGGGGATGAACACAACAGTCCTATTCAGA aCTTTCTGATCCAGTATGAAGACTCACTGCACCACAGAGGTTACTGGCATAATCTTACTGAGGTCCCTGGAACCAAGACGACAGCTCACCTCAAACTGTCCGCCTACATCCACTACACCTTCAGAGTTTTGGCCCTCAACGCCGTGGGCTTCAGCCGCCCCAGCTCACCCTCCAAGATTTACAAGACAGAACCTGCAG CTCCAGACGAGAACCCCACAGGTGTACAGGGATTTGGAACAGAACATGACAATCTTGTAATTTCCTGGACG CCACTGTCAGGGCTCCAGTCTAATGGCCCAGGGCTTCGTTATAGAGTAATGTGGAGGCAGAAGGCAGTTGACAGTGATTGGACCTCAGTCACTGTGGCCAACAACTCCCGCTTTGTTGTGTCTGGAACGCCCACATTTGTTCCGTACGAACTAAAAGTTCAGGCGGTGAACGACCATGGGGTTGGACCTGAACCTGCTATTGCCCACGGCTTTTCAGGAGAGGACT TGCCAGTAGCAGCTCCAGAAATGGTCCAGGCCGTGGTGCTCAACAGCACACTGGCAGAGGTGCACTGGGAACCAGTACCTCATAAATTAATACGTGGACAAATCAAAGGATACAAG GTGTACTACTGGAAAGAGCGTGCGCTCCACAAACACAACCCCCATCAAATGGAGAAGCAGATCCTGACCTTCGGTGGAAACCACAGCCACGGCAGGTTGCCTGCTCTGCACCCATTCAGCCTCTACTCCTTCAATGTCAGGGTCTATAATGGCAAGGGAGACGGTCCCCCAAGTCCCACCCAGCAGTTTTCAACACCTGAAGGAG tgcCTGGGGCCCCGACCTCCTTGGTAGTCACCAACTTAAACCTTGACTCTTTGACCCTTGAATGGAGTCCACCTCACGATCGCAATGGACGAATCACCGGCTACACGCTCAAATATCAGCCAG TCAATAACTCCAATGAGCTGGGCACAGTGGAGGAGCTGGCCCTGCTCGCCAATGAGACCTCAGTCACTTTGCCCAACCTCAAGTACAGCACGCGCTACAAGTTTTATTTGAGTGCGAAAACAGTCAGGGGACCCGGGCCAGCCATTACTGAAGAGGCTGTCACCGTCATGGATGAAG CTGTGGCAAGCAGACAGGTGGACATCGCCACTCAGGGATGGTTTATTGGTCTCATGTGTGCCATTGCATTGCTCATCCTGATCCTCCTCATTATCTGCTTCATTCAGAGGAATAAAGGAGGCAAATACCCTG TCAAAGAGAAGGAGgatgcacacacagacccagAGTTCCAGCCCATGAAAGAGGACGACTGCACTTTTGGGGAATACAG TGACAATGAGGACCATAAGCCATTAAAAGGGAGCCGCACACCGTCTAATGGGACGGTTAAGAGAGACGACAGTGACGACAGTTTAGTTGACTACggggaaggaggagaaggacagTTCAACGAAGACGGCTCCTTTATTGGCCAGTATAGCGGAAAGAGTGGCAGCAGGGACACTGCTGAGGGTCACGAGAGCTCGGAGGCCCCGTCTCCTATTAATGCCATGAACTCCTTGAACTCATTTGTGTAG
- the LOC122775545 gene encoding neuronal cell adhesion molecule-like isoform X1 — translation MERRRMDTALLVVLLMGHLATALEVPLDLLEGLPQPPTITHQSPKDYIIDPRENIVIHCEAKGKPHPSFSWTRNGTHFDIDQDPNVTMKPHSGTLVVDISREKADIYEAVYQCIARNIHGTAVSHNIVIRQSIAFSILRALLTGSPLWSKEKIKPVVIQEGGSLVLPCEPPAGLPPPIIFWMDNNFQRLPQSSRVSQSLNGDLYFSNVLLEDSRNDYICYARFPHTRTIQQKQPISVTVLNLDAINDTMAAFYNDTDLFSEDPVEERRPTFLIPSGSSSSKMVLRGQVLEMECIAEGLPTPEISWSKVSGELPSKGTSFLHYQKTLRIVNVSESDAGDYRCTARNQLGSEHHTIHVTVKAAPYWISGPPRNLVLAPGENGVLTCRASGTPKPSVTWAMNGISIENSPKDLSRNVEDDTIIFTDIQTGSSAVYQCNVSNDHGYLLSNAFVNVLSEPPRVLTPSNKVYQVIKNHPALIDCAFFGSPIPKITWFKDSRSSTLVGDPYILHDNGTLEIHKAQARNAGKYTCVARNNLGIYENHVYLEVKEPTRILKQPEYKVIQRYKSAVLECKVKHDPTLVPTMSWLKDDDELPDDERFVVDSDSLTIMDVTESDAGVYTCIVNTTLDHDSASVELTVVEATPTPAVVYERPDPPTDLELTDQKKRSVQLTWTPGDEHNSPIQNFLIQYEDSLHHRGYWHNLTEVPGTKTTAHLKLSAYIHYTFRVLALNAVGFSRPSSPSKIYKTEPAAPDENPTGVQGFGTEHDNLVISWTPLSGLQSNGPGLRYRVMWRQKAVDSDWTSVTVANNSRFVVSGTPTFVPYELKVQAVNDHGVGPEPAIAHGFSGEDLPVAAPEMVQAVVLNSTLAEVHWEPVPHKLIRGQIKGYKVYYWKERALHKHNPHQMEKQILTFGGNHSHGRLPALHPFSLYSFNVRVYNGKGDGPPSPTQQFSTPEGVPGAPTSLVVTNLNLDSLTLEWSPPHDRNGRITGYTLKYQPVNNSNELGTVEELALLANETSVTLPNLKYSTRYKFYLSAKTVRGPGPAITEEAVTVMDEALMSQLDVDGAEGSTQTSHPIARLPPRRPPHKVWPVSPFGNVSSSVGEDGAVISWEYWGPEKTIYVEYIVENSEGEEEWQKELVNGSQNVVLKGLQGGRSYRVRLVAKGHHDQPLHHSKELLVTVPAVASRQVDIATQGWFIGLMCAIALLILILLIICFIQRNKGGKYPVKEKEDAHTDPEFQPMKEDDCTFGEYSDNEDHKPLKGSRTPSNGTVKRDDSDDSLVDYGEGGEGQFNEDGSFIGQYSGKSGSRDTAEGHESSEAPSPINAMNSLNSFV, via the exons atggagaggaggaggatggacaCGGCACTGCTCGTGGTGCTGCTAATGGGACACCTTGCCACCGCGCTGGAGGTTCCACTGGACC TTCTTGAAGGAT TGCCACAGCCGCCGACCATAACTCACCAATCCCCCAAGGATTACATCATCGACCCACGGGAGAACATTGTAATCCACTGTGAGGCGAAGGGGAAGCCTCATCCCAG CTTCTCTTGGACAAGAAACGGGACCCATTTTGACATCGACCAGGACCCCAATGTGACTATGAAGCCCCACTCTGGGACTCTGGTAGTGGACATCAGCAGGGAGAAGGCTGACATTTATGAGGCGGTGTACCAGTGCATAGCGAGAAACATACACGGAACTGCTGTTTCCCACAACATAGTCATACGCCAGTCCA TTGCATTTTCCATCTTAAGAGCACTTCTGACAG GATCCCCCTTGTGGTCAAAGGAGAAAATCAAGCCAGTTGTCATTCAGGAGGGCGGCTCCTTGGTGCTGCCATGTGAACCACCTGCTGGCCTGCCCCCTCCCATAATATTCTGGATGGACAATA ACTTCCAGAGGCTGCCTCAGAGCAGCAGGGTGTCCCAGTCCCTGAATGGAGACCTATACTTCTCTAATGTCCTCCTAGAGGATTCCAGAAATGACTACATCTGCTACGCCCGCTTCCCGCACACACGTACCATCCAGCAGAAACAGCCCATCAGCGTCACGGTCCTCAATC tggATGCAATCAATGACACAATGGCAGCTTTTTACAatgacactgatttatttaGTG aAGACCCAGTGGAAGAGAGGAGGCCAACTTTCCTCATACCATCTGGCTCCTCCAGCTCCAAGATGGTATTGAGAGGACAGGTGCTGGAGATGGAGTGTATTGCAGAGGGACT GCCCACCCCGGAAATCTCCTGGTCCAAAGTGAGCGGTGAACTCCCATCCAAGGGCACATCCTTCCTGCACTACCAGAAGACACTGAGAATTGTGAACGTGTCAGAGTCAGATGCTGGAGATTACCGCTGCACTGCCAGGAATCAGCTTGGCTCAGAGCACCACACCATTCATGTTACGGTCAAAG CTGCTCCTTACTGGATCAGTGGCCCTCCCAGGAACCTTGTCCTGGCTCCAGGAGAGAACGGTGTGCTGACCTGCAGAGCCAGTGGCACACCCAAGCCCTCAGTCACCTGGGCTATGAATGGCATCTCCATAGAGA ATTCCCCAAAGGACCTTAGCAGAAATGTGGAAGACGACACTATCATCTTCACTGACATACAGACGGGATCCAGCGCGGTCTATCAGTGTAATGTCTCCAATGATCATGGTTACCTGCTGTCCAATGCCTTCGTCAATGTCCTCT CGGAGCCGCCCAGAGTGCTGACGCCAAGCAACAAAGTCTACCAGGTCATCAAAAATCACCCAGCCTTGATAGACTGCGCCTTCTTTGGGTCACCCATCCCTAAAATTACATG gTTTAAAGACAGTCGGTCCAGCACGCTGGTGGGAGACCCGTACATCCTACATGACAATGGGACTTTGGAGATTCACAAGGCTCAGGCCCGAAACGCTGGCAAATACACTTGCGTGGCCAGAAACAACCTTGGTATCTATGAGAATCACGTCTACctggaggtcaaag AGCCCACACGCATCCTGAAGCAGCCGGAGTACAAAGTGATACAGAGGTACAAGTCCGCAGTGCTGGAGTGTAAGGTGAAACACGACCCCACCCTGGTCCCCACCATGAGCTGGCTCAAAGACGATGACGAGCTCCCTGATGATGAGAG attcGTTGTAGACTCGGACAGCCTCACCATCATGGATGTGACAGAGAGTGACGCGGGTGTCTACACCTGCATCGTGAACACCACTCTGGACCATGACTCAGCGAGTGTTGAGCTTACTGTAGTTG AGGCCACTCCAACACCAGCTGTTGTCTACG AGCGACCTGACCCGCCCACTGACCTGGAGCTGACCGACCAGAAAAAGAGGAGTGTTCAGCTTACATGGACCCCTGGGGATGAACACAACAGTCCTATTCAGA aCTTTCTGATCCAGTATGAAGACTCACTGCACCACAGAGGTTACTGGCATAATCTTACTGAGGTCCCTGGAACCAAGACGACAGCTCACCTCAAACTGTCCGCCTACATCCACTACACCTTCAGAGTTTTGGCCCTCAACGCCGTGGGCTTCAGCCGCCCCAGCTCACCCTCCAAGATTTACAAGACAGAACCTGCAG CTCCAGACGAGAACCCCACAGGTGTACAGGGATTTGGAACAGAACATGACAATCTTGTAATTTCCTGGACG CCACTGTCAGGGCTCCAGTCTAATGGCCCAGGGCTTCGTTATAGAGTAATGTGGAGGCAGAAGGCAGTTGACAGTGATTGGACCTCAGTCACTGTGGCCAACAACTCCCGCTTTGTTGTGTCTGGAACGCCCACATTTGTTCCGTACGAACTAAAAGTTCAGGCGGTGAACGACCATGGGGTTGGACCTGAACCTGCTATTGCCCACGGCTTTTCAGGAGAGGACT TGCCAGTAGCAGCTCCAGAAATGGTCCAGGCCGTGGTGCTCAACAGCACACTGGCAGAGGTGCACTGGGAACCAGTACCTCATAAATTAATACGTGGACAAATCAAAGGATACAAG GTGTACTACTGGAAAGAGCGTGCGCTCCACAAACACAACCCCCATCAAATGGAGAAGCAGATCCTGACCTTCGGTGGAAACCACAGCCACGGCAGGTTGCCTGCTCTGCACCCATTCAGCCTCTACTCCTTCAATGTCAGGGTCTATAATGGCAAGGGAGACGGTCCCCCAAGTCCCACCCAGCAGTTTTCAACACCTGAAGGAG tgcCTGGGGCCCCGACCTCCTTGGTAGTCACCAACTTAAACCTTGACTCTTTGACCCTTGAATGGAGTCCACCTCACGATCGCAATGGACGAATCACCGGCTACACGCTCAAATATCAGCCAG TCAATAACTCCAATGAGCTGGGCACAGTGGAGGAGCTGGCCCTGCTCGCCAATGAGACCTCAGTCACTTTGCCCAACCTCAAGTACAGCACGCGCTACAAGTTTTATTTGAGTGCGAAAACAGTCAGGGGACCCGGGCCAGCCATTACTGAAGAGGCTGTCACCGTCATGGATGAAG CTCTTATGTCACAGCTTGACGTAGATGGGGCTGAAG GAAGCACCCAAACCTCTCATCCCATTGCACGGCTTCCTCCGCGCCGTCCACCCCACAAGG TGTGGCCTGTGAGTCCTTTTGGGAACGTTAGTTCCTCGGTTGGAGAGGACGGGGCCGTCATCAGTTGGGAGTACTGGGGCCCAGAGAAAACCATATATGTAGAATACATAGTAGAAAACA GTGAAGGTGAAGAGGAGTGGCAGAAAGAGCTCGTGAACGGCTCTCAGAACGTTGTGCTGAAGGGCTTACAGGGGGGCCGCTCCTATAGGGTGCGTTTGGTGGCCAAAGGTCACCACGACCAGCCGCTCCACCACTCCAAGGAGCTATTGGTCACGGTACCAG CTGTGGCAAGCAGACAGGTGGACATCGCCACTCAGGGATGGTTTATTGGTCTCATGTGTGCCATTGCATTGCTCATCCTGATCCTCCTCATTATCTGCTTCATTCAGAGGAATAAAGGAGGCAAATACCCTG TCAAAGAGAAGGAGgatgcacacacagacccagAGTTCCAGCCCATGAAAGAGGACGACTGCACTTTTGGGGAATACAG TGACAATGAGGACCATAAGCCATTAAAAGGGAGCCGCACACCGTCTAATGGGACGGTTAAGAGAGACGACAGTGACGACAGTTTAGTTGACTACggggaaggaggagaaggacagTTCAACGAAGACGGCTCCTTTATTGGCCAGTATAGCGGAAAGAGTGGCAGCAGGGACACTGCTGAGGGTCACGAGAGCTCGGAGGCCCCGTCTCCTATTAATGCCATGAACTCCTTGAACTCATTTGTGTAG